One Methylocystis iwaonis genomic window, GGAGACCGAGCAATCGGGCGTCGCCCATTCGCTTTCGCTCAATGATCCGTTGCGGCTACGCGAAATCTCGCCGCGTCATTTCGCGGTCAAAGGCACGCCAACCGATTGCGTGATCATGGCCGTGCGCAAGCTGATGCTCGATTGCCCGCCCGATCTCGTGATCTCCGGCGTCAACAGCGGGCAGAATCTGGCCGAGGACGTCACCTATTCCGGCACGATCGCGGGCGCGATGGAGGCGACGATTCTCGGGATTCCCGCGATCGCGCTTTCTCAGTGCTATGACTTCTTCGCCGGCCGGCGCAAGATCCATTGGGAATGCGCCGAGACGCATGGCGCGGCGATCGTGCGCAAGCTGCTGGCGACGGGCATACCGGGCAATGTGCTGATGAACGTCAACTTCCCGGCCTGCGCGCCCGGCGAGGTCAAGGGCGTCGCCGTCACCATGCAGGGGCGGCGCAGCAATGACCTCATGCG contains:
- the surE gene encoding 5'/3'-nucleotidase SurE; amino-acid sequence: MRILITNDDGVHAPGLEVAEKIARAISDDIFIVAPETEQSGVAHSLSLNDPLRLREISPRHFAVKGTPTDCVIMAVRKLMLDCPPDLVISGVNSGQNLAEDVTYSGTIAGAMEATILGIPAIALSQCYDFFAGRRKIHWECAETHGAAIVRKLLATGIPGNVLMNVNFPACAPGEVKGVAVTMQGRRSNDLMRIEDRQDGRGNPYHWISFQRGSFTPGQGTDLLAVDENRISVTPLQLDLTDHPTVTRLARAFEEGLKASI